The Accipiter gentilis chromosome Z, bAccGen1.1, whole genome shotgun sequence DNA window GCTGAATTGCACTTTACACTTCACTGCTCTGGACTACATGGACAGACAGGTCTAATATTCCATGCAGATCTTTTACAAACTGAAAACTATGCTTCACTATTACTGAATACTTGGGGGTATAAAACCAAACTCTCTAAAACATGATTacctaaaaatatttgttaataagCTTAATGCAAACATTATGTAGAAAAATGGTTTAGTTACAAAAAATTTCATTAGAGGGCCAATAAAAATATAGTGAAGAGAAGATCTTTACAAAAGTGAGGTTAGGAAATATGAGGCATTGACATTCACTGTAAACATCCTGTGTTCACTAGAATCCCTTGTCTAAAGTATATGTTCTGGTTTGGTTCCTGAGCTTCATGGCCAACACTTGCATAGATAGCTAAACCTATCATAAGGGGTTGTTTATACAGACGTTTCTGTACTATTTGTACAGAACTTCAGTAAACTAATGATTTTATCTTTTGAAATAGTTTCATTCCACTACCTGGCAGTTCAAGGAAACTATGAAGCATGGTATGATTTTTGTGTACTCAGTGCACTGGATGGGTTGGGACAGCTACCTTATGGTGTGTTAAATAATATTACACTAAGAAGTGTAGCTGTTTGATATTCCAGCTTAGCATAAATACCTACTTCTGCTCACTGCTGCAAGGCTCATTTCTGCTCTGCCAAAGACTGCATATGGCAAAATGTCAGGTATTTGAGTGTGACAACGTCAAGCAACTAAATTAATCCCCAGTAACAAGATGCAGCTTATAAACAGTACAGAAGACCTTATGGAGAATTTCACCTTTACCCAGGCAACATGAGTGCTTTCCTCTAGATTAACCTCCCTCTGTTGGAGGAAGCTAGAAAGTACTTTCAGGGTAAACATGACATGGGGTGGCCTAAGTAAAAAGTCTGAAGAACATACTTGCATTTTGGATAGGAAAAGCAGGCATGTGTTTAGTTACTGCACGCACAAATGCACATGGGAAGTGGTAGAGACAGACAAATCCACCTCACAAACAGCACGAtaacaaaaaagcagcaaattccCAGTTTTAAATCTTATGTTAAGGCAAATCTAGATAAACACCCATAACAGGATTAATAAAAATGGGGAGTTTTGGcgtttttgtttactttttctgtGATTGGCTTTTACACATTGATAAAATTTGTTTAAGCACTTTCTGGACATCTTCATCCATTTGACCCTAGACaatgggagaaagaagaaaacattattgAATTCAAGCATCTCTCTACACTTTAAGAAGATTTACAAACTAGTTTTGAGGTATAGTAATTAGATCAATTTCCCAAAAGGAAGCAGTGCTAAATTAGTGCTTCAACAGTCATAGCTTTTGGGTAGGATGTCTTAGATAAAACATGCGAAGTTCTTACTAGATCTGCAGAAGAAACacctttcattaaaataacaaaactgtGTAACTGACAATATGCGACCATACCTGCACAGCATAGAGAAGATGCATCCTGTAAACTGAGACAATTTCCTgatgttgtttctttgtttcctagAAAACAGTTAAGCAGAAAGTCACAGAGCATTCAGAACTGCTGAATTCAGAACTCCCCAACTAGATTTAGAGAGCTCTGGGGAATTATAAACCATAGTCTTATGCATGCATGGAAAACCAGCTCAGACAGTACTGAGCCACCAGCCATCCAAAACATAATTTGCTTGGAAGTATGGTCCACAGAAACACTGTAATTCTACCCATCCCAGTAAAAAAGCTGGTGAGATGACATCAGTTTTAAGAAGCCCTGAGCTGCAAAGACGTGGAATGAGCACATACTCTACCTCTGAGCTTATCAGCAACCAGAATTGAGGAAAGCCAACAGTATTCTGACAAATCAACCCTCAACTGCAGCTGAGCTCTTCCCTGAAGTTAGTAACCCATCTGTCAGCTAATGACTTCCCAGGGAAGAGGAGGTGTTTACAAAGTTCTTAACCCATGAAATCCTCAGTTAGTCACTATACATTCAAACAAGGAAAGCCAATCTCCTGTTTCACAATCACAGACTGCCACATCCCAGAAGCCATCTTTCCAAATAAAGTTGAAGCTGTTAGGAAAGCGAGCCTACAAGAAGGAAAGAATGCTTCTGTCCTGTTTTAAATCCTACCCACTTTCCTAACATGTTGCATATCTTTGCACCCTACACTACTTTGCTTGTCCTTAAGCAGTGGGAGATGAAGGGTCCTTTCAAACATGGTGGACTGGTATAAGAAACAGCCTGAGTCTTTACACTGACAGGATGCAGGGTTTACCTGTCTGCCTACTTATTTCTCCTCACTGCAAGGGAATTTTTCTGGCCGATATGCATATTGCCTCTTCTTTCTGCCTGCTGCAGAAGGTAGGAAAGCAGATACCGGGTAAGCCATTTAGCGTGTCAGGCTGGAAATTCTGCTTTCATGTTTACTCCAGAGCTCTCAAAAAAGTCCTCTAGCAGGCAGTACCGTCTTTTCACCCCCAGCAGTGAATTAAAGTGCTCCTTTGGACAGGCAAGCTCTTGGAAATAACAATTATGACTCAACCCAGCTTAGAAGACAGGACATCTCATGCacaaaaaaatacaacaacaacaaatctttAAGCAGTTCAGAATTTCAGAGAATAAACTGTGCTCCCTATACACAGATGGATTTGCTTAATTTGAAACTTCATGCCTTCAGTGACTACTTTCTTCCAGaaagtcaaaattattttagttttaaaaaaaaacaaaacaaaatgaaaaagactcCAGCTGATGAATGTTCTTGCAAAAACACACAAATCCACTGGACACTGGCCATATTTTTCATAAATCAAGGTCTCAGCAGCAAGTCTGGTCACTACATTCCACTACAACTACAGGAACTTTGCTCCACTACTGATAAGAAAATATACTGGGGAAAACAGCTTTCTTTAGTTAGACTGCTTCTAAAGAACTTCATGACGTGCAGATTCCTAAAtgtttcagagaaacagagaaattagAGAATTTCTGGATGAAAATTCCTTTCCTTGTACACTGGCTGCTCCATTTTAAATAAGGCAGAGTGAAGAATGGCACATATATCTTTGGAGAACTGGGAATAATGGTGGGTTTATAAATTATCACACTTACAGTCAGTTGGTTTTGCAACTGCTTCACTTGTTGTTGTAACGCCTCCAGCTGCTGGCTTTGTCTTTTGGGGGCACTGGTGGAGTATGAAAGCTGAGAAAGGCTGTTCAATGCTTCTTTTAATTTGCTGACTTCCTTGGACATTTCATTGATCTAGGGAGGCAAAAAATAGATTTCATGAAAACCTGCAAGGCACACTATTCTTATGTGTCTCATCTTGGGGTTATTTGTGACTTAAACAAGATGTAAATAAACTCAACAGACAAAGAGAGACATCATGTAAACAAAGAGTTGCAATGCTTCTCTATCCCCACTCTTAGCCCAGTCAATTCTAAATGCATTCCTTGTTCTGAAAGCCAGCAATATTTACAAACAAGGATTGCATTTACCACCTgtacaaatgctgctgctgaacacAAGACAGAAACATACCAAACATAGGCCAGCTATTCACAGCTAGCAAAACACATAGctttttataaagaaatttgTAATGACAGATACGGTAGCTGCAGAGGCAAAATAGTCAAATCATGCTAAGGTTGAGATGatacagaaaaatcagaatagtgaattttttctcctttctgatcttttgttttcttgtctcttctgGAATTTCTTCCTGCTGTAAACCCCACTTCTTTGACTTCGGTTGTCTGAATAGTGTGAACCCAGTCTAAGCAGAACTTAAGAGGTAAATTGCAAGACCATGCATATCCCCACATGGGAGGGAAACCAACTGTAAAGTTAAACATACTGAAAACTTCTTTGACTTTGGTATCTGAATTTTAAGATGGACAAATGCACTCCACTCTGTGATACTTGATACAACATCATCTGTTAGAACACCCATGCACCATCCAACGTGCTTTGCAATCTGAAATCATGTACTACCCTTCCACTGTAGTAAATCACTAACCTTTTTATCTTTATCCTCTTCCAGTTTTGATGAGCTTTCAGAATATCTTTTCATTTCAAGAAGATCTTCTTGAGCTTGATGGTACTTTTGCTGAAGACCAGTCACCTCCCGTTCCTTTGCTTCAAGCAGAGTATGCataccttccttctcttctttcaagTGCAAAACTTCATTTCTCAGTTGCATAGCATCTAAGgacacattttccttctcttggaTTACATCCTTCAGTTTGGATGACAAAACACTAACTTCACCCTCTAGCGATGACTGGAGCTTTTCATATGTAGCCTTGGGTACCATTGCTTCATTAattgcagctttttcttccaGTAACTCCTTCTGTAAGTTTCTTACTTCACTTTCCTTGTTGGTAAGCAGTCCTTTGAGTTCCtttatttcttcctccatttcctttACAGTATTTCTGAGTGCATTCATCACCTGATGATGTTCAGTAATTGGCAAAGAGTTTTGTTTCTGAGCGTCTAACAGTTGCTTTAGTTCTTCTGCTTCATCTAATACTTTTGTGTACTGGGATTTCATTTCTGATAactcattttctgctttgtatttcaaaGAATTTGTTACCTGCATCAGTTTCTCATGTTCATCTCTAGGAATGTAGTCCAAAGTTATATCATCTAGAGTTTTTCTCTTCCTATAGTCTTCAAGCTCTGTTTGTGCTTCTTTGTACGATTGAGACAATTCACTAAGTTGTCTGTTGAGCTCATCTATCATTTTGTGCATTGCATCTTTCACTTCTCCAGCTTCAGCACTGGATTCCAAGTGTGTCTGACTTGTCAGCTTGTCCTGTagccttttaatttcctcttggCCTTCTTTGTACCTCTCGATCAACAATGCTTTCTCTTGATTAATGTTATCAATAACTGAACAGTACGAATTCTTAATTTCCTCACACTCTTCCACAGACAATTTGCTTGCCACATTCTGCTCGCTTTCTTCAAACTTTTTCTGTAGCTCTCttactttctctttttgtctttcactttCCTCTAACGCTCTCTTCAATTCGTGCTTAAGCATTTCAACTTCTCCACATGTAACCTTCAACCTACTCAGCTCAGAACTGGTTTCTTCACTTTCAGAGGAAACAAGACCCAGCTTCATTTGCGTTTGTACATTCAAAACGTCTTTCACAGCTTCCTTATACCTGTTTTGAGGTTCTTGGAACTTCAGGTTAAGATCAgaaccattttctgaaatgtctgtgCTGTTTAAATGATCTGTTTCTGGGACTCTAGACTGGACCTGAGCTTCTGTGTGCTTTCTTTTGGCTTCAGAATTCTCTAATTTCCTCTGCACATCCTTTAAATCTTCCTGGAGGTACTTCATTTTTACCTCACTGAGGCTTGTCAACTTTTCTTGGATTTGGGTGGCATTTAATGTAGACTTCAGCTCCTGAGCCGAGAACTCATTTTGTCTATCTGCTGTTTGCTCAAACTCTGTTTGGGTTGAATGATAAGATTCTACAGTTGAATCCACTTCTTTAGGTGTTCTTTCCTgtgcaaaaagaaatgcaaagaattgCACAATAAAAACAACTATATGATAATATTTTTTAGAATAGAGTAAGCAAGGAAATCTTGCCACATCCTACAGACACAGATAATTAAAGCACCATGGAAGGAAGTTTTAGAAAAattcaaaacccagctgctcccaTTTAGTCATCTACAGTGAGAGAAGGCAGTAGGTGCCAAACTCCTCTGAAAGTCTGGGCTGATCTCCATAAGCTAATAAT harbors:
- the RAI14 gene encoding ankycorbin isoform X5 produces the protein MKSLKAKFRKSDTNEWNKNDDRLLQAVENGDPEKVASLLGKKGASATKQDSEGKTAFHLAATKGHAECLRIMVTHGADVTAQDGAGHSALHLAAKNSHPDCIKRLLQSKCPADSTDNSGKTALHYAAACGCLQAVQLLCEHKCPINVKDLDGNIPLLLAIQNGHTEVCKYLLDHGADINTRDKNGRTALMMACEAGSLNIVEAFLQKGADVSLVDVFGQNALHYSKLSENTGIQNLVSSKLSQDVDTKSPTKAKQLSDLSSPHSSTSAPMTGKGQAFFADQVCKQEEFSSLHRDNKDRLSDSTTGAESLLDVSSEADQQDLLLLMQAKIASLTLHNKELQDKLQERTPKEVDSTVESYHSTQTEFEQTADRQNEFSAQELKSTLNATQIQEKLTSLSEVKMKYLQEDLKDVQRKLENSEAKRKHTEAQVQSRVPETDHLNSTDISENGSDLNLKFQEPQNRYKEAVKDVLNVQTQMKLGLVSSESEETSSELSRLKVTCGEVEMLKHELKRALEESERQKEKVRELQKKFEESEQNVASKLSVEECEEIKNSYCSVIDNINQEKALLIERYKEGQEEIKRLQDKLTSQTHLESSAEAGEVKDAMHKMIDELNRQLSELSQSYKEAQTELEDYRKRKTLDDITLDYIPRDEHEKLMQVTNSLKYKAENELSEMKSQYTKVLDEAEELKQLLDAQKQNSLPITEHHQVMNALRNTVKEMEEEIKELKGLLTNKESEVRNLQKELLEEKAAINEAMVPKATYEKLQSSLEGEVSVLSSKLKDVIQEKENVSLDAMQLRNEVLHLKEEKEGMHTLLEAKEREVTGLQQKYHQAQEDLLEMKRYSESSSKLEEDKDKKINEMSKEVSKLKEALNSLSQLSYSTSAPKRQSQQLEALQQQVKQLQNQLTETKKQHQEIVSVYRMHLLYAVQGQMDEDVQKVLKQILSMCKSQSQKK
- the RAI14 gene encoding ankycorbin isoform X6; translated protein: MKSLKAKFRKSDTNEWNKNDDRLLQAVENGDPEKVASLLGKKGASATKQDSEGKTAFHLAATKGHAECLRIMVTHGADVTAQDGAGHSALHLAAKNSHPDCIKRLLQSKCPADSTDNSGKTALHYAAACGCLQAVQLLCEHKCPINVKDLDGNIPLLLAIQNGHTEVCKYLLDHGADINTRDKNGRTALMMACEAGSLNIVEAFLQKGADVSLVDVFGQNALHYSKLSENTGIQNLVSSKLSQDVDTKSPTKAKQLSDLSSPHSSTSAPMTGKGQAFFADQVCKEEFSSLHRDNKDRLSDSTTGAESLLDVSSEADQQDLLLLMQAKIASLTLHNKELQDKLQERTPKEVDSTVESYHSTQTEFEQTADRQNEFSAQELKSTLNATQIQEKLTSLSEVKMKYLQEDLKDVQRKLENSEAKRKHTEAQVQSRVPETDHLNSTDISENGSDLNLKFQEPQNRYKEAVKDVLNVQTQMKLGLVSSESEETSSELSRLKVTCGEVEMLKHELKRALEESERQKEKVRELQKKFEESEQNVASKLSVEECEEIKNSYCSVIDNINQEKALLIERYKEGQEEIKRLQDKLTSQTHLESSAEAGEVKDAMHKMIDELNRQLSELSQSYKEAQTELEDYRKRKTLDDITLDYIPRDEHEKLMQVTNSLKYKAENELSEMKSQYTKVLDEAEELKQLLDAQKQNSLPITEHHQVMNALRNTVKEMEEEIKELKGLLTNKESEVRNLQKELLEEKAAINEAMVPKATYEKLQSSLEGEVSVLSSKLKDVIQEKENVSLDAMQLRNEVLHLKEEKEGMHTLLEAKEREVTGLQQKYHQAQEDLLEMKRYSESSSKLEEDKDKKINEMSKEVSKLKEALNSLSQLSYSTSAPKRQSQQLEALQQQVKQLQNQLTETKKQHQEIVSVYRMHLLYAVQGQMDEDVQKVLKQILSMCKSQSQKK
- the RAI14 gene encoding ankycorbin isoform X4, whose protein sequence is MKSLKAKFRKSDTNEWNKNDDRLLQAVENGDPEKVASLLGKKGASATKQDSEGKTAFHLAATKGHAECLRIMVTHGADVTAQDGAGHSALHLAAKNSHPDCIKRLLQSKCPADSTDNSGKTALHYAAACGCLQAVQLLCEHKCPINVKDLDGNIPLLLAIQNGHTEVCKYLLDHGADINTRDKNGRTALMMACEAGSLNIVEAFLQKGADVSLVDVFGQNALHYSKLSENTGIQNLVSSKLSQDVDTKSPTKAKQLSDLSSPHSSTSAPMTGKGQAFFADQVCKRFLLVSQQEEFSSLHRDNKDRLSDSTTGAESLLDVSSEADQQDLLLLMQAKIASLTLHNKELQDKLQERTPKEVDSTVESYHSTQTEFEQTADRQNEFSAQELKSTLNATQIQEKLTSLSEVKMKYLQEDLKDVQRKLENSEAKRKHTEAQVQSRVPETDHLNSTDISENGSDLNLKFQEPQNRYKEAVKDVLNVQTQMKLGLVSSESEETSSELSRLKVTCGEVEMLKHELKRALEESERQKEKVRELQKKFEESEQNVASKLSVEECEEIKNSYCSVIDNINQEKALLIERYKEGQEEIKRLQDKLTSQTHLESSAEAGEVKDAMHKMIDELNRQLSELSQSYKEAQTELEDYRKRKTLDDITLDYIPRDEHEKLMQVTNSLKYKAENELSEMKSQYTKVLDEAEELKQLLDAQKQNSLPITEHHQVMNALRNTVKEMEEEIKELKGLLTNKESEVRNLQKELLEEKAAINEAMVPKATYEKLQSSLEGEVSVLSSKLKDVIQEKENVSLDAMQLRNEVLHLKEEKEGMHTLLEAKEREVTGLQQKYHQAQEDLLEMKRYSESSSKLEEDKDKKINEMSKEVSKLKEALNSLSQLSYSTSAPKRQSQQLEALQQQVKQLQNQLTETKKQHQEIVSVYRMHLLYAVQGQMDEDVQKVLKQILSMCKSQSQKK
- the RAI14 gene encoding ankycorbin isoform X3, whose amino-acid sequence is MKSLKAKFRKSDTNEWNKNDDRLLQAVENGDPEKVASLLGKKGASATKQDSEGKTAFHLAATKGHAECLRIMVTHGADVTAQDGAGHSALHLAAKNSHPDCIKRLLQSKCPADSTDNSGKTALHYAAACGCLQAVQLLCEHKCPINVKDLDGNIPLLLAIQNGHTEVCKYLLDHGADINTRDKNGRTALMMACEAGSLNIVEAFLQKGADVSLVDVFGQNALHYSKLSENTGIQNLVSSKLSQDVDTKSPTKAKQHDQGSKLSSERSGTPKKRKAPPPPISPIQLSDLSSPHSSTSAPMTGKGQAFFADQVCKEEFSSLHRDNKDRLSDSTTGAESLLDVSSEADQQDLLLLMQAKIASLTLHNKELQDKLQERTPKEVDSTVESYHSTQTEFEQTADRQNEFSAQELKSTLNATQIQEKLTSLSEVKMKYLQEDLKDVQRKLENSEAKRKHTEAQVQSRVPETDHLNSTDISENGSDLNLKFQEPQNRYKEAVKDVLNVQTQMKLGLVSSESEETSSELSRLKVTCGEVEMLKHELKRALEESERQKEKVRELQKKFEESEQNVASKLSVEECEEIKNSYCSVIDNINQEKALLIERYKEGQEEIKRLQDKLTSQTHLESSAEAGEVKDAMHKMIDELNRQLSELSQSYKEAQTELEDYRKRKTLDDITLDYIPRDEHEKLMQVTNSLKYKAENELSEMKSQYTKVLDEAEELKQLLDAQKQNSLPITEHHQVMNALRNTVKEMEEEIKELKGLLTNKESEVRNLQKELLEEKAAINEAMVPKATYEKLQSSLEGEVSVLSSKLKDVIQEKENVSLDAMQLRNEVLHLKEEKEGMHTLLEAKEREVTGLQQKYHQAQEDLLEMKRYSESSSKLEEDKDKKINEMSKEVSKLKEALNSLSQLSYSTSAPKRQSQQLEALQQQVKQLQNQLTETKKQHQEIVSVYRMHLLYAVQGQMDEDVQKVLKQILSMCKSQSQKK
- the RAI14 gene encoding ankycorbin isoform X2, coding for MKSLKAKFRKSDTNEWNKNDDRLLQAVENGDPEKVASLLGKKGASATKQDSEGKTAFHLAATKGHAECLRIMVTHGADVTAQDGAGHSALHLAAKNSHPDCIKRLLQSKCPADSTDNSGKTALHYAAACGCLQAVQLLCEHKCPINVKDLDGNIPLLLAIQNGHTEVCKYLLDHGADINTRDKNGRTALMMACEAGSLNIVEAFLQKGADVSLVDVFGQNALHYSKLSENTGIQNLVSSKLSQDVDTKSPTKAKQHDQGSKLSSERSGTPKKRKAPPPPISPIQLSDLSSPHSSTSAPMTGKGQAFFADQVCKQEEFSSLHRDNKDRLSDSTTGAESLLDVSSEADQQDLLLLMQAKIASLTLHNKELQDKLQERTPKEVDSTVESYHSTQTEFEQTADRQNEFSAQELKSTLNATQIQEKLTSLSEVKMKYLQEDLKDVQRKLENSEAKRKHTEAQVQSRVPETDHLNSTDISENGSDLNLKFQEPQNRYKEAVKDVLNVQTQMKLGLVSSESEETSSELSRLKVTCGEVEMLKHELKRALEESERQKEKVRELQKKFEESEQNVASKLSVEECEEIKNSYCSVIDNINQEKALLIERYKEGQEEIKRLQDKLTSQTHLESSAEAGEVKDAMHKMIDELNRQLSELSQSYKEAQTELEDYRKRKTLDDITLDYIPRDEHEKLMQVTNSLKYKAENELSEMKSQYTKVLDEAEELKQLLDAQKQNSLPITEHHQVMNALRNTVKEMEEEIKELKGLLTNKESEVRNLQKELLEEKAAINEAMVPKATYEKLQSSLEGEVSVLSSKLKDVIQEKENVSLDAMQLRNEVLHLKEEKEGMHTLLEAKEREVTGLQQKYHQAQEDLLEMKRYSESSSKLEEDKDKKINEMSKEVSKLKEALNSLSQLSYSTSAPKRQSQQLEALQQQVKQLQNQLTETKKQHQEIVSVYRMHLLYAVQGQMDEDVQKVLKQILSMCKSQSQKK
- the RAI14 gene encoding ankycorbin isoform X1 — encoded protein: MKSLKAKFRKSDTNEWNKNDDRLLQAVENGDPEKVASLLGKKGASATKQDSEGKTAFHLAATKGHAECLRIMVTHGADVTAQDGAGHSALHLAAKNSHPDCIKRLLQSKCPADSTDNSGKTALHYAAACGCLQAVQLLCEHKCPINVKDLDGNIPLLLAIQNGHTEVCKYLLDHGADINTRDKNGRTALMMACEAGSLNIVEAFLQKGADVSLVDVFGQNALHYSKLSENTGIQNLVSSKLSQDVDTKSPTKAKQHDQGSKLSSERSGTPKKRKAPPPPISPIQLSDLSSPHSSTSAPMTGKGQAFFADQVCKRFLLVSQQEEFSSLHRDNKDRLSDSTTGAESLLDVSSEADQQDLLLLMQAKIASLTLHNKELQDKLQERTPKEVDSTVESYHSTQTEFEQTADRQNEFSAQELKSTLNATQIQEKLTSLSEVKMKYLQEDLKDVQRKLENSEAKRKHTEAQVQSRVPETDHLNSTDISENGSDLNLKFQEPQNRYKEAVKDVLNVQTQMKLGLVSSESEETSSELSRLKVTCGEVEMLKHELKRALEESERQKEKVRELQKKFEESEQNVASKLSVEECEEIKNSYCSVIDNINQEKALLIERYKEGQEEIKRLQDKLTSQTHLESSAEAGEVKDAMHKMIDELNRQLSELSQSYKEAQTELEDYRKRKTLDDITLDYIPRDEHEKLMQVTNSLKYKAENELSEMKSQYTKVLDEAEELKQLLDAQKQNSLPITEHHQVMNALRNTVKEMEEEIKELKGLLTNKESEVRNLQKELLEEKAAINEAMVPKATYEKLQSSLEGEVSVLSSKLKDVIQEKENVSLDAMQLRNEVLHLKEEKEGMHTLLEAKEREVTGLQQKYHQAQEDLLEMKRYSESSSKLEEDKDKKINEMSKEVSKLKEALNSLSQLSYSTSAPKRQSQQLEALQQQVKQLQNQLTETKKQHQEIVSVYRMHLLYAVQGQMDEDVQKVLKQILSMCKSQSQKK